One Melitaea cinxia chromosome 17, ilMelCinx1.1, whole genome shotgun sequence genomic region harbors:
- the LOC123661792 gene encoding lipase 3-like, which yields MKAVYFLFCLALAYHCTANIVRHQFQPRLDKFLIQPPGPGYERPEQRQSESTSQSQESEESKESKKKRSYDNVDFLSENRNWFSSWFSVNKQVEKTPYGDVIDWQGIQYAAGPKSPVKNEKEIEKIFKDAYKTLEHLSEEEKRMIHAAFGPEGVAQAPSVRANATELLRSNQYEVEEHVVKTNDGYFLTVFRIQPKEQEQRSSEEMKRPVVLLMHGIVGSADDWLLLGPKMSLAYMLADLGYEVWLGNTRGNKYARRHASKHESNPDFWQYSIDEIATNDVPAIIDYTLKTSEQEKLYYVGHSQGNTAFFAFMAALPHYKEKVAMMFALSPMVYMTNVRSPFFKMISPTSAFFESLHEQLGNGEFKIGKDLLATVGGNMCQKEVGCRHICSNLNFVITGADTTGIEFAMLPSIVSHLPAGASTRNIRHIGQGVASHEFRKYDYGSNVNSMIYGQSEPPKYNLTKVEVPVVLYYSEEDWLAHPKDVERLQKELPNVVDTFKVPEKHFSHMEFQFSEKAPELIYNRVIEAIAADTTSSKTN from the coding sequence ATGAAGGCTGTCTACTTCCTCTTCTGCCTCGCCCTGGCCTACCACTGCACGGCTAACATCGTGCGTCACCAGTTCCAACCGAGGTTGGATAAATTCCTCATCCAACCCCCCGGACCCGGCTACGAGAGGCCAGAACAGAGGCAATCAGAATCTACCTCACAGTCTCAAGAAAGCGAGGAGAGCAAGGAAAGCAAGAAAAAGCGCAGCTACGATAATGTCGATTTTCTTTCAGAAAACAGGAACTGGTTTTCGTCCTGGTTCTCAGTCAACAAGCAGGTCGAAAAGACACCTTACGGCGATGTCATCGACTGGCAGGGCATTCAATATGCAGCGGGACCGAAATCGCCCGTCAAGAACGAGAAAGAAATTGAAAAGATTTTCAAAGACGCTTACAAAACCTTGGAGCACTTGAGCGAGGAGGAAAAGAGAATGATACATGCAGCCTTTGGCCCCGAGGGTGTAGCTCAAGCACCATCTGTCCGCGCTAATGCAACGGAACTACTTAGGAGTAACCAGTATGAAGTAGAGGAACATGTCGTCAAGACTAATGACGGTTACTTCTTGACTGTGTTCCGCATTCAGCCCAAGGAACAAGAACAACGCAGCAGTGAAGAGATGAAGCGACCTGTCGTGTTGCTCATGCATGGAATTGTTGGAAGCGCCGATGACTGGTTACTCTTGGGGCCTAAAATGTCTCTCGCTTACATGCTCGCTGACTTAGGATACGAAGTATGGCTCGGCAATACCCGTGGCAACAAGTACGCTCGTCGTCATGCCAGCAAGCACGAATCTAACCCAGATTTCTGGCAGTACAGTATCGATGAAATCGCTACCAATGATGTACCTGCCATAATCGATTATACTCTCAAAACTTCAGAACAAGAAAAGCTTTACTACGTCGGTCACTCTCAAGGAAATACCGCTTTCTTCGCTTTCATGGCTGCTCTTCCCCATTATAAAGAAAAGGTTGCTATGATGTTCGCTCTTTCACCCATGGTTTACATGACCAACGTGCGCAGTCCCTTCTTCAAAATGATTTCACCTACTAGCGCCTTTTTTGAGAGTCTTCACGAGCAGCTCGGTAACGGAGAATTCAAAATCGGCAAGGATCTCCTAGCCACAGTCGGGGGCAATATGTGCCAAAAGGAAGTCGGCTGTAGACACATATGCTCGAACTTAAACTTCGTCATAACTGGTGCTGATACAACCGGTATTGAGTTCGCTATGCTTCCAAGTATTGTGAGCCACTTGCCAGCTGGTGCGTCGACGAGGAACATCAGACATATCGGACAAGGAGTAGCGTCCCACGAGTTCAGAAAGTACGACTACGGATCTAATGTCAACAGCATGATATATGGCCAGAGCGAGCCTCCGAAATACAACTTGACCAAGGTCGAAGTGCCTGTAGTGCTGTACTACAGCGAAGAGGATTGGTTAGCACACCCCAAAGACGTAGAGAGGCTGCAAAAGGAACTTCCTAACGTAGTCGACACCTTCAAGGTACCAGAGAAGCATTTCAGCCACATGGAATTCCAGTTCTCCGAGAAAGCGCCTGAGTTGATTTACAATCGTGTGATCGAAGCTATCGCCGCTGACACCACATCGtcaaaaactaattaa
- the LOC123661682 gene encoding lipase 3-like yields the protein MIVSRIILSILLASCDGQLTAFTSLFIDAWKNQPIVQFTARATGEVITNTVDTITKFPIAIASILRHGYKFPTLISQTNVIDITDNFIAEFNSELNNEDANLNIEDLIAKYGYPVEEHTVRTEDGYILNMYRIPNNGSVVFLMHGLLGSADDYVIAGPESGLAYLLSREGYDVWMGNARGNKHSRRHVDYHASESVFWDFTWHEIGYYDLPAMIDYALEVSNSETLKFIGHSQGTTAFFVMASEKTHYNSKISLMIALSPVAFMGNAKSPIVRLLAPGGPLIHSFTKALGIYELLPDNTMMRILKRLMCGKGAVAEILCNNIIFLIAGFDLGQLNVTNLPVMFGHSPSGASVKQIAHYGQSVISNDFKKFDYGSLENMRRYGNSEPSSYRLDLISAPVSLFYSEADWLAHPDDVSKLYDKLGNAVDVHKIPYEQFNHLDFLFAKDFKKLIYKRLRKLLSLF from the coding sequence ATGATCGTTAGCCGCATTATATTATCGATTTTGTTAGCATCATGCGACGGTCAGTTGACCGCATTCACCTCGCTGTTCATAGACGCGTGGAAGAACCAACCCATAGTTCAGTTCACAGCTCGGGCAACGGGTGAAGTCATAACTAACACTGTTGATACTATCACGAAGTTTCCAATCGCCATCGCCAGTATATTACGCCATGGGTACAAGTTTCCCACTCTCATAAGTCAAACTAATGTCATAGATATAACAGACAATTTCATCGCTGAATTCAATTCTGAATTAAACAATGAAGACGCTAACCTGAATATTGAAGATCTCATAGCTAAGTATGGATATCCTGTGGAGGAGCATACGGTTCGAACAGAGGATGGCTACATTCTCAATATGTATAGAATACCAAACAACGGTTCCGTAGTGTTTTTGATGCATGGTTTATTAGGCAGTGCTGACGATTACGTGATCGCAGGCCCCGAGAGCGGACTTGCTTATTTATTATCAAGGGAAGGTTACGATGTTTGGATGGGTAATGCCCGCGGGAACAAGCATTCGAGACGTCATGTCGACTATCACGCATCCGAATCTGTTTTCTGGGATTTCACTTGGCACGAAATAGGCTATTACGACCTGCCTGCAATGATAGACTACGCTCTTGAGGTTAGTAATTCGGAAACCCTGAAATTTATCGGTCATTCTCAAGGAACGACGGCCTTTTTTGTGATGGCTTCAGAGAAAACACACTATAACAGCAAAATCAGTTTAATGATTGCTTTGTCACCGGTTGCATTTATGGGAAACGCTAAATCTCCTATAGTCAGGCTTTTAGCACCAGGAGGCCCTCTTATACATAGTTTCACTAAAGCTTTAGGTATCTACGAATTACTACCAGATAATACAATGATGAGGattttaaaacgtttaatgTGCGGTAAGGGAGCGGTGGCAGAAATTTTgtgtaacaatattatatttttaatcgctGGTTTCGATTTGGGGCAACTCAATGTAACGAATCTACCGGTTATGTTCGGGCACTCGCCTTCCGGTGCGTCGGTTAAGCAAATAGCCCATTATGGACAGAGCGTAATTTCGAATGATTTCAAGAAATTCGATTACGGTTCATTGGAAAATATGCGACGTTATGGTAATTCAGAGCCTTCGAGTTACCGGCTTGACCTGATAAGCGCTCCAGTATCGTTGTTCTACAGTGAAGCGGATTGGCTGGCTCATCCCGATGACGTCAGTAAGTTGTACGACAAGTTAGGCAACGCTGTTGACGTCCATAAGATACCCTACGAACAATTTAATCATTTAGACTTCTTGTTCGCgaaagattttaaaaagttaatttataagAGATTACGAAAATTActgtcattattttaa
- the LOC123661791 gene encoding lipase 3-like — MKAVYFLFCLALAYHCTANIVRHQFQPRLDKFLIQPPGPGYEEPEQRQSESTSQSQESEESKESKKKRSYDNVAYLSENRNWFSPWFSVYKEVEKTPYGDVIDWQGIQYAAGPKSPVKNVKEIENIFNDAYKTLEHLSEEEKRMIHAAFGPEDVAQAPSVRANATELLRSNQYEVEEHVVKTNDGYFLTVFRIPPKEQEPLSSEEIKRPVALLMHGIVGSADDWLLLGPKMSLAYMLADLGCDVWLGNTRGNKYARRHASKHESNPDFWQYSIDEIATNDVPAMTDYILKTSGKEKLFYVGHSQGSTAFFAFMAALPHYKEKVAMMFALSPMVYMKNVRSPFFKMISPTSAFYESLHEQLGNGEFKIGKDLLATVGGNMCQKEVGCRHICSNLNFVITGADTTGIEFAMLPSIVSHLPAGASTRSIRHIGQGVASHEFRKYDYGSNVNSMIYGQSEPPKYNMANVEVPVALYYSEEDWLAHPKDVERLQKELPNVIDTYKVPEKHFSHMEFQFSEKAPELIYKRLILLLGKQYREINNIN, encoded by the coding sequence ATGAAGGCTGTCTACTTCCTCTTCTGCCTCGCCCTGGCCTACCACTGCACGGCTAACATCGTGCGTCACCAGTTCCAACCGAGGTTGGATAAATTCCTCATCCAACCCCCCGGGCCAGGTTACGAGGAGCCAGAACAGAGGCAATCAGAATCTACCTCACAGTCTCAAGAAAGCGAGGAGAGCAAGGAAAGCAAGAAAAAGCGCAGCTACGATAATGTCGCGTATCTTTCAGAAAACAGGAACTGGTTTTCGCCCTGGTTCTCAGTCTACAAGGAGGTCGAAAAGACACCTTACGGCGATGTCATCGACTGGCAGGGCATTCAATATGCAGCGGGACCGAAGTCACCCGTCAAGAACGTGAAAGAAATCGAAAACATTTTCAATGACGCTTACAAAACCTTGGAGCACTTGAGCGAGGAGGAAAAGAGAATGATACATGCAGCCTTTGGCCCCGAGGATGTAGCTCAAGCACCATCTGTCCGCGCTAATGCAACGGAACTACTTAGGAGTAACCAGTATGAAGTAGAAGAACATGTCGTCAAGACTAATGACGGTTACTTCTTGACTGTGTTCCGCATTCCGCCCAAGGAACAAGAACCACTCAGCAGTGAAGAGATAAAGCGTCCCGTCGCATTACTCATGCATGGAATTGTTGGAAGCGCCGATGACTGGTTACTCTTGGGGCCTAAAATGTCTCTCGCCTATATGCTCGCTGACTTAGGATGCGACGTCTGGCTCGGCAATACCCGTGGCAACAAGTACGCTCGTCGTCATGCCAGCAAGCACGAATCTAACCCAGATTTCTGGCAGTACAGTATCGATGAAATCGCTACCAATGATGTACCTGCCATGACCGACTACATTCTTAAAACTTCAGGAAAAGAAAAGCTTTTCTACGTTGGCCACTCTCAAGGAAGTACCGCTTTCTTCGCTTTTATGGCTGCTCTTCCCCATTATAAAGAAAAGGTTGCTATGATGTTCGCTCTTTCACCCATGGTTTACATGAAAAACGTACGCAGTCCTTTCTTCAAAATGATTTCACCTACTAGCGCCTTTTATGAGAGCCTTCACGAGCAGCTCGGTAACGGAGAATTCAAAATCGGCAAGGATCTCCTGGCCACAGTCGGGGGCAATATGTGCCAAAAGGAAGTCGGCTGTAGACACATATGCTCGAACTTAAACTTCGTCATAACTGGTGCTGATACAACCGGTATTGAGTTCGCTATGCTTCCAAGTATTGTGAGCCACTTGCCAGCTGGCGCGTCGACGAGGAGCATAAGACACATCGGACAAGGAGTGGCGTCTCACGAGTTCAGAAAGTACGACTACGGATCTAACGTCAACAGCATGATATACGGCCAGAGCGAGCCTCCGAAATATAACATGGCCAATGTCGAAGTGCCAGTAGCGCTGTACTACAGCGAAGAGGATTGGTTAGCACACCCCAAGGACGTCGAGAGGCTGCAGAAGGAGCTTCCGAACGTGATCGACACCTACAAGGTGCCAGAGAAGCATTTCAGCCACATGGAATTCCAGTTCTCCGAGAAAGCGCCCGAGTTGATCTACAAACGTTTGATTCTATTGTTAGGGAAACAATAtcgtgaaataaataatattaattaa